A part of Acropora palmata chromosome 8, jaAcrPala1.3, whole genome shotgun sequence genomic DNA contains:
- the LOC141890323 gene encoding disheveled-associated activator of morphogenesis 2-like — protein sequence MPRKQRGVGCFGSRSNHPEIRYGIEPPREMQVLQDFSQPMPEEGELNSKFAEIVEELDLTAVHKKAMFELPPEKKWQLYLSKKKEQQELSSTSYPEYYIDQLRSLHTVFVSKREEEVEARTKLVDGLKTALRTQPLRFVHRFIELDGLDCLLDFLENMDFETRQSKIHTAAIGCFKALMNSSHGRAHVLAHPSCINVIAQSMSTDNVKTKIQAVEILGAVCLVPGGHKKALDAMTHFQKYNEERTRFQTLINDLDRTTGHHREEFNLKIAIMSFINASLRYGAGAEHLEFRIHLRFEFLMLGIEPVIEKLRTLENATLDRHFNFFDIVRNDDEKELSKRYGQPYIDLRSATSMFDVLRRKLCTTSAYPHLLSILHHMLLVPNDHGVARRLWQLIDRVIQQIAIQGEDGSDPDVAPLDINVKYILDILLHEDELRREELGEDVESLKGKLQKREREVESKKQELEELKEAFDKMSVKLEREAQEREEAMRQIREQEVKLNEANSKIELVGQERIRLEEMLKGVGASIPDDAKIANLNSAVAAAAKNSPMMGVSPPPPPPPPPGGVAPPPPPPPPGGAPPPPPGGPPCGLAPPPPPPGGKMESGLFGFSKQAHKKVPKPSQPLKSFNWSKLPESKIKGTVWTDIDDQKVFAVMDFEDFDRMFSAYQRKEKEGKETTDSVSRPKELSLIDSRRAQNCGILLTKLKMTDEEITKAILSVDENDELSKDMIEQLLKYVPTSDEKNLLNAHNKTVEQFARADRFIYDMSRIVHYEQRLKSLFTKKRFPERMGEVKPRVQAVLEASKELQRSQRLKILLEVVLAFGNYMNRGARGNASGFKLASLNRIIDTKSSSNSKITLLHYLITVLERKYPEVLKLEEELAHVRTAAKFNLNDLESEIAAVRKELKEVEKELEFQQKKKERIQGDKFVESMGSFAKVSLFSMSELDDSWKEMKAKYAKAVSVFGEDPKQFQSDEFFGLFSAFLVSFAEARHQNEEMKKKKEAEERKAQALAELKERDRQRSAAKKLIHNNSVPERKTNRKTSTGGDNRGEFDDLISALRTGDVFGDELSKMKGRRRTAPPKQVRRVDNVSERERASPMLATKF from the exons ATGCCTAGAAAGCAGCGTGGCGTTGGTTGTTTCGGCTCACGTTCTAACCATCCTGAAATTCGCTATGGCATTGAACCACCGAGAGAAATGCAAGTTCTTCAAGACTTCTCTCAACCCATGCCAGAAGAAGGGGAACTCAACTCGAAGTTCGCCGAGATTGTG gAAGAGCTTGATCTCACAGCCGTTCACAAAAAGGCAATGTTTGAGCTTCCGCCGGagaaaaaatggcaactttacTTATCCAAAAAGAAG GAACAACAAGAGTTAAGCTCCACAAGCTATCCTGAATACTACATAGATCAGTTACGGAGTCTCCATACA GTGTTTGTTTCCAAGCGCGAGGAAGAAGTGGAGGCCAGGACAAAACTGGTCGACGGACTCAAAACTGCTCTTAGGACCCAGCCCTTAAG ATTTGTTCACAGGTTTATTGAACTTGATGGTTTAGATTGTCTGTTAGATTTCCTTGAAAATATGGATTTTGAAACAAG acaaaGTAAAATTCACACTGCAGCAATAGGATGCTTTAAAGCCTTGATGAACAGTTCA CATGGAAGAGCACATGTGTTGGCACATCCTTCCTGCATAAATGTCATTGCCCAGAGTATGAGTACTGAtaatgtgaaaacaaaaatacaag CGGTGGAAATCTTGGGAGCTGTCTGTCTTGTCCCTGGAGGCCACAAAAAGGCCTTAGATGCCATgactcattttcaaaagtataaCGAAGAAAGAACAAGATTTCAG aCTCTGATAAATGACTTGGATCGCACAACTGGACACCACAGAGAGGAGTTTAACTTAAAAATTGCCATAATGTCTTTTATCAATGCTTCACTCAGATATGGTGCAGGCGCA GAGCATCTTGAGTTTCGCATCCATCTTCGGTTTGAGTTCCTTATGCTTGGAATTGAACCAGTCATCGAAAAATTGCGGACTTTGGAAAATGCAACCCTTGATAG acatttcaactttttcgACATTGTAAGAAATGATGATGAGAAAGAACTTTCAAAGAGATATGGCCAG CCTTACATTGACCTACGAAGTGCCACGAGCATGTTTGATGTTCTTCGGAGGAAGCTATGCACCACATCAGCCTACCCACATCTTTTGTCAATTCTACACCATATGCTTCTTGTACCAA ATGATCATGGGGTTGCACGGCGACTGTGGCAGTTAATTGACAGAGTCATCCAGCAAATTGCCATCCAGGGAGAGGACGGCAGTGACCCGGATGTTGCGCCGCTTGATATCAACGTTAAATATATTCTCGACAT atTACTGCATGAAGATGAATTACGTAGAGAAGAACTTGGAGAAGATG TTGAAAGTCTGAAAGGAAAACTTCAAAAGCGAGAACGAGAGGTGGAGAGCAAAAAGCAAGAATTA GAAGAATTGAAGGAAGCATTTGATAAAATGTCTGTTAAGCTTGAACGGGAAGCTCAGGAGCGCGAGGAAGCTATGCGCCAGATACGCGAACAAGAAGTCAAATTAAATGAAGCAAATTCCAAG ATTGAGCTTGTCGGTCAAGAGAGAATCAGGCTGGAAGAAATGCTCAAAGGAGTTGGAGCATCAATACCTGATGACGCTAAAATTGCTAACCTCAACAGCGCAGTGGCGGCAGCCGCTAAGAACTCACCAATGATGGGAGTATCACCTCCACCACCCCCTCCTCCTCCCCCAGGGGGAGTAGCTCCTCCCCCACCACCGCCCCCACCTGGTGGTGCTCCCCCACCACCACCAGGTGGACCTCCATGTGGTCTTGCACCACCTCCTCCTCCCCCTGGAGGCAAAATGGAAAGTGGACTTTTTGGATTCAGTAAGCAAGCGCATAAAAAAGTACCCAAGCCCTCTCAACCACTCAAGTCATTCAACTGGTCAAAATTACCTGAA TCGAAAATTAAAGGTACAGTGTGGACTGACATTGATGATCAAAAG GTGTTTGCAGTCATGGATTTTGAGGATTTTGATAGAATGTTTTCTGCTTACCAAAGGAAAGAG AAGGAAGGCAAAGAGACAACTGACAGTGTTTCCAGACCCAAAGAACTGTCGCTGATCGACAGCAGACGAGCTCAG AATTGTGGCATCCTGCTCACAAAGTTGAAGATGACGGACGAGGAAATAACAAAGGCTATTCTATCGGTGGATGAAAATGATGAGCTTTCAAAAGACATGATTGAACAG cTTCTGAAGTATGTCCCTACTTCAGATGAGAAGAATTTGTTGAATGCTCACAATAAGACTGTTGAGCAGTTTGCTCGAGCAGATAGATTTATATACGACATGTCAAG AATTGTTCATTACGAGCAAAGGCTCAAATCCTTGTTCACCAAGAAACGATTCCCTGAGAGAATGGGTGAAGTAAAGCCAAGAGTGCAAG CGGTTTTAGAAGCCTCCAAAGAACTTCAAAGAAGTCAAAGACTAAAGATTTTACTGGAAGTTGTTCTCGCTTTTGGTAACTACATGAATAGAGGAGCAAGAGGCAACGCCTCCG gtttTAAGTTGGCAAGTTTAAACCGAATTATCGATACCAAGTCCAGTTCGAATTCCAAAATAACCCTTCTTCACTATCTTATCACGGTGTTAGAAAGGAAA TATCCAGAAGTCTTAAAACTAGAAGAGGAACTAGCTCATGTGAGAACAGCCGCCAAATTCAA TCTCAACGACTTAGAAAGTGAAATAGCAGCCGTTAGAAAGGAGCTCAAGGAGGTTGAAAAG GAGCTAGAATTccaacagaaaaagaaagaacgcatTCAAGGCGACAAGTTTGTCGAGTCGATGGGTTCGTTTGCGAAGGTTTCTCTGTTTTCGATGTCAGAGTTGGACGATTCCTGGAAAGAGATGAAAGCAAAG TATGCCAAAGCCGTCTCCGTGTTTGGAGAAGATCCCAAACAGTTTCAATCTGACGAGTTTTTCGGCCTGTTCTCTGCTTTCTTGGTTTCGTTTGCG GAAGCCAGGCATCAAAacgaagaaatgaagaaaaaaaaggaggcAGAGGAGAGGAAAGCGCAAGCACTGGCCGAG CTAAAAGAACGAGACAGACAGAGGTCGGCGGCTAAGAAGCTTATTCACAACAATTCAGTTCCAGAGAGGAAAACCAACAGAAAAACCAGCACGGGTGGAGACAACAGAGGCGAGTTTGATGATTTAATTTCCGCGCTTCGGACTGGAGACGTTTTCGGGGACGAACTAAGTAAGATGAAGGGTCGGAGGCGAACGGCACCTCCGAAGCAAGTTCGGCGGGTAGACAATGTTTCCGAACGCGAACGGGCCTCGCCGATGCTTGCAACGAAGTTTTAA